GCTCGCCGTCCACGCCACGTTCGCGACCGAGGTCTCGGTGGGCGAGGCCCGCGCGGCCCTGGAGGCGGCGCCGAGCGTCGTGGTCCTCGACGACCCGGAGGCCGGGGTGTTCCCGACGCCGGCGGAGGCGGTCGGCACGGATCCCACCTACGTCGGGCGGATCCGGCAGGCGCTCGACTTCCCGAACACGCTCGATCTCTTCGTGGTCGGTGACAACCTCCGCAAGGGCGCGGCGCTCAATACGGCCCAGATCGCAGAGCTGGTCGCGGCCGAG
This sequence is a window from Mycobacteriales bacterium. Protein-coding genes within it:
- a CDS encoding Asd/ArgC dimerization domain-containing protein, whose amino-acid sequence is LAVHATFATEVSVGEARAALEAAPSVVVLDDPEAGVFPTPAEAVGTDPTYVGRIRQALDFPNTLDLFVVGDNLRKGAALNTAQIAELVAAELG